TGTGAGGTCCACAAAGACGGGCTTTTTGTTATCCTGGGTCGATGTTGACTGTGACGCTCCTCGCAATCTTTCTTCGTGGCGGGTATCTGCGGACCTTGCCTGTGCGGGACCTAGAGCGGGATAGACAGGGTGAAGACCTGCCGATTGGGCTGTTGAATGGAActgcgagaagaaggccaatGCAGGGGATAGGCGATCGGGGCTGTTGTCGTCTGTGGGCTCCGCCGGCATAGTCAGCTCTGAGTAGTGCAACTGAGTGACGGGAGCTCTTTTTCTACGCGACAAGACCACGTCGCGCCTgaaaaaaacaacaacaaataaATTAGGCCCCATTCATTTTGATCCCGcctgcctccaccttcgCGACCCCATGCACTCCTCGATTCTCCGCCACACCGCAAATCGCCGGCGCGGCCTCGCGAAGCTGCCGCGTACCTGACGTGTGTATTGCCCGGTTTGACGTCATTGATGGACTTCTCACCCTTCGTCGTCACCACTCTAAACCGCCTTCACGGGACCTCTTAAACCATTTTTCACAATTCATAATtgctttctcttcctcatctcatcCGAAAGAAACTTTTGTAAACACACATCAACAACCGCAATGTCTTACGCTTCTGTCGCTAGCCACAACAGTTGGTCTTACTCCTCGTCCAACCCTTGCAGGTTCACTGACATCCCGCAGTCCCCTTTGGCGAAATGCCTGAGCCAGACCAGTCTCTTGCCGAGAACCCTCCTCTTGCAGGCGAGGTAagtcttctcctccttttaATCCTCACACCGGCACATATCCCTAAACAACTCCACCTCAGGCCATTGCTCCCGAGGGCCCTCTCGCCTCTGAGCCGCCTACTACTGTGGAGCTTAACCCCCCTCCTGAGCCTGAGCCCTCTGTCTCAGACGTGGCTCCTAAgcctctctctcctcccccaaAGAGCAGTGTGCATCTTCCTGAGAGTGGCGCtgaatgggaaaagaagaagagcaaggcaGGGCAAGAAACCAGCAAGAAGGTTcaagaagcaaagaaagGTGCCAAGgagctcaagaaggaggccaGGGTGAGTTCGCTGGGAAAATAGAAGGATTATGAGGCTCATCGACGAGAAAAAAGGTTGAGCTCAACGAAGCCGAGTCAAAGTTGGCTCCTTATTGGGAGAAAACCAAGGACGTTGTTCTTCGACCCGGCACTCTTGGTGGTCTTTTGGGTGTTGTGAATGTTGGTATCTTGGGTACTATCGGTTACTTTGCCTACACCAAGCGAAACCAACGTTGGGATAACCGAATCATTGGTGGAACCGTTGCGGGTacccttgccctctttgGTGCTGAAGGGTAAGTGTATTCCTTGAGATTTCTCTCTCAACATTATTTACCTCCCGCATATAGCTATCTTGCCGAATCATATCTCTCTACACCCGAAGGCCGTGCTGAGGCCGATCGAGCAAAGGCTGAGGGCTCCAAGGTCTATCTCCAAGCGAAGGAGGTCATTCTCCGTCCCAAAGTTGCCGGTGGTCTTGTTGGTGCTTTGAACCTTGCTGTTTTGGGTTCAGTCGGTTACTTCAGCTACAAGAACTGGAACAAGATTTGGGACCCTAGGATTGTTTTAGGTGTGGCTGCTGGTCTTGTTGGTTTGAGTGGAGCTGAGGGGTAAGTCAACGTCTAGCTCTGGGCCAGTTCGTCAAACTGATTTGTGGCAGTTATTTGGGCAAGCGTTACGCCGACGAGCATTAGAGAGAGTGGTCTGAAGGGAAGATTTGAGTCGATGTCATAGGTAGTCACAGTTGTTTGTATGTGTAACGTTAGTTTAATCACTCACACCGGTCATCCTTATTTCATTCTTTTCGAGATGTTTTTAAGCGGTGCTCGTAAACAATGATGATAGCATGGAACGTATAACATAAAATGACAAGCTCGCATACTAGCGCGTTATGAGACTCTGTCCCatcactcttcttcatcacctctctttctctaaGACAACCATTAGCCAGTGCTCTGTTAAGGCATGAAATAAcccaccttcatctccctaGTCACCCTCGTCCTTGCAGCCTCATGCCGCGCTAACTCGGGATTCATCTTGCTCATcttactcttctccacctctatCCTCAAGTCGTACATAacctcgtcatcatcattcgtCAAGAACGTGATCGCCACACCTGTCTTACCAGCACGACCCGTACGACCAATACGATGTACATACTTTTCGATAGTGTCGCTCATCTGCCAGTTGATGACTAGTGAGACGTCAGGGACATCAATACCTCGACCAGCAAGATCGGTAGCGACTAGAACAGAGATTTCGCCATCACGCAAAGCTTGCAGCGCAGCTTCTCGTTGTTCTTGAGACTTGCCGGAATGGAGGGTGACACCAGACATCCCTGCCTGCTGGACGTACTTAACCACCATATCtgccgtcttcttctgattGACAAAGACAATCATAGGAGGGGCAAGCCGATAGTACGGAGGATTTCAATGAGCCTagccttctttttctcgtcACCGTGCACAAACTCGACTCTCTGTTCAACAGTATCAACAGCTTCACCGGCATTACCAATAACGACAGTCGCAGGCTTGATCAAATACTTTCGCGCAAGACGCTCAACAGCTGGAGGCATTGTGGCAGAGAAAAGTGTGGTAACTCGCCATCCTTGCCAATCGCCTTCAGTTGTCGCTTGGAGTGCCACCGCGTCGTCGGGCTTGACAAAAGTAGCGGGCATCGAGTCAAGGATGAAGTTGAGGTCGACCTCGAAACCAAGGTCAACCATGCGGTCAGCTTCATCCATGACGACGTATCTACATTGGCTCATAACGAGTATGCTCTTGTCGACCATATCCTTCAATCGACCTGGGGTAGCAATGATAATTTCGGCGCCATCACGCAGAGCAAATTGTTGTTCTTCGACGGATCGACCACCGACGATTGAAACACACTTATATCCCAGAGGAATGGCAAATTTTCGAGTTTCAGCCTCTATTTGTTGAGCAAGTTCTCGCGTAGGCGCCAGGATAAGGGCATAAGGGCCAAGGTGGCGATTATCGTCGTtaagaggaggaagatgaccGATGTAATCGAGCATAGGGATGACGAAAGCGGCGGTCTTACCGGAACCTGTTAAAGCACTTGTTAATATCATGCGGAATACACATAAGTGAAAGACAAACCAGTTTTGGCGATACCGATCAGGTCGCGATTTTGCATTCCGATAGGGATTGCTTGCCTTTGAATAGGACTGGGCTCCTTGTAACCGATCTCTTCGATAATATCCAAAATTTGACTTGGAATGGCCGATTCTCTCCAGTTCCTTAGAGGATAAGGGATTCCACCACCTCTAGCAACAATACTAAAGTCTTCACGGAAGATACGCCAGTCTCGTTCCTTCATCTCGTCAAGGGGCTTGTCAGACCAGTGGcgatcatcatccttgcccttgacaGCACGTCGACGCTCTAATGGATCTGCGTGGCTATACAAAATTAGAGCGACCCCTCAAAATTCTTTAATGAACTCACTTATCAGTCCGAGCGTCATTCTTCCTGGCTCCGTCCATCCCTGCTAAACGTCCACCAAACATTGTGCCTCCCGGGACTAACTCTCGCACTTCCCTGGTCCATGAACTCTGATCTGCAGCACTCGTATCATCCTGCTCATTCCAATCGAAAATGATTTTCTTGTCTTGAGCCTTTCTCAGACGcggcttcttcccatctgTCCTCTTTCCGAGATAGCGAGCACGAAGAGCTTCAAGTTCTGCCTGAGAAGGGGGAACAGCGTCTCCCGACGCCACAGAGGAAGCAGGCGCAGGAGACGCGGAACCAGTAGCAGGTGTAGAGGGCAATTGATTGGGCGAATCTTGCACAGAGCCGCCGTAAGGAAGGCCGACACCGTTTCCGTTTTGCATACTCCTTGGTCCCGCAGGAAGGGCTGCACCGCGAGGCCCAGAAGGGATAACAGGCCCAGGTCCATTTCGGCGGTCTCCAAAATTTCTCCTATTATCACGACCATACCCATCCCTTACATATCCATCTAGATCATTCCTACCACTGGGCCCGGCATTGTAGCCATATTTCTCTTGCTCATGGCGTCgccgctcttcttcggcaGCACGATCAAATTCTTCTCGCTGGCGAcgctcagcttcttcccgtTCTTGATTCACGCGGACCTCAGATTGACGCTTTTCCAGAGCAATCTTTTGTCGCTCTGCTTTGCTTAGAAACTTGGGCTACAGATTTTATTGGACATTAGCAGTGGTTGTTAAATGGGTGCAAGAGACAGAGCATACCTTGGCAGCGGCTTCTTTTTCGGCCTTTTGCTTTGCCAAAATATCTTCAACTGAAAGCGGTCCTGCCATTTTGACTCGAGAGTATGTCTTGCGCTAAGACTTTCCGGAAAGGAATATAACAAGAACAAATGAAATAAATCACACCATTGTTCTGAAATCGCCTTCATTCAAACCGAAGCGCAGTGGCAAGTGTTTTGGTTACGTAATTATCTGAAAGACGTCCGCCGGATCGGGCCGAATGACGTTGGAGGGGTTCCCTAACTGCTtactcttttcctcaagcctctttttttttcagaAAATATACGCATTATATCTGTGAAGCAACAAAAATGAGCAAAGCtatcatctctccctccgTTCTTGCCGTGAGTACTAGATTACGAACACCAAAAGATATGGATTCCGTGCGCGAGACGTAGAACTGACAGATAGTTAGAGCGATTTGTCCGACCTCAGCAACGAGTGTCGACGAATGATGGCAAATGGATGTGACTGGCTCCACATGGGTTAGTGCCTATATACCTATAACCCGCATTCCAACATATGCTTATAGCGTACCTCTGTAGACGTCATGGATGGCCATTTTGTCCCCAACATCACCATGGGCGCCCCCATTCTTGAACACGTTTACAAGAATGTCCCCAACATCTTTATGGACTGCCACATGATGGTTTCTAACCCTGCTCAATGGGTTCCTGAAGTTGCCAAGGCAGGTGGAAAACTGTACACTTTCCACTATGAAGCTACCGGTACGTCTTTATTCTCTTTATGAACAGTTTCTCCCGCACCCCAAGACATGCATACATACTTATATGTCAAAATAGAGGAGCCCGAAAAGGTCATTGAGCTTGTCCACTCGCATAACATGCTTGCTGGCCTTGCTATTTCCCCTGAAACACCAGCTAGTGCTGTCACCGACTCCCTCGGCAAGGCTGCCGATCTCTTGCTTGTTATGACCGTCCGCCCCGGCCGAGGTGGTCAAAAGTTTATGCCTGAATGTCTcgaaaaggtcaaggaaTTGAGGGAAAGGTTCCCTGGGAAGAACATCCAGGTTGATGGTGGTGTTGGATCTGGCAATGCTTGTCAATGCGCCCAAGCCGGTATGTCGCTAAATTTCTTTTATCTTGTTTTTTATGCTGTTGCAAGCCGAAAGAACTCGGACGCTTGAGAATGGACAGATGAAAAGGCAAACGGCAGACTTGATATATACGTTTTGGGAATCGCCAAGACTGACTTTTCAACGCGCAGGCTCCAACGTCCTTGTCGCCGGTACTGCCATCTTTGGCGCCAAAGACCCCAAGCAGACTATCCAGGAAATGCGCGCCGCTGTGGATGATGTTATTGCTCAGCGAAAGTAAAAGGTGCATCGGAGAGATAAGAGCGAAGAATAAATAGTGTTGTGGTAAGATAATTTGGGTATTCAGTAAGGGGTGGGGGGGAATTAGTTTTGTTGGGACGAGCACGTGCATGAATGACGACGCATAGCTAGAAATTCGAACGAGTGGCTGCAGTTTGGTGGCTGTACTGATTGTCTAACATCTTGCATTCAAtctgctttccttcatGAAGCACCCCATTTCGTCAAGTGGTAAACTGTAGTAATCATCGAAAACAAAGAAACGCAAAATGAAGAGATACCGAGACTTTTCCATTAGATACGATGATGAACGAGTAGAGAGGAAACAATAAAAATCTGATGAACAGTACATATGATTGTATTGAGaacgaaagaaaaaaaaaggaacgTGAAGAGCATCCGAGCATGACAGCTTATCATGATAAAGCGTACGATGAGAACCATAGACAATTATCCTGTGCTTATAACCTAGATTAGGGTATTATATCGTCATTGGTCAAAGGCGTCACTCACTGAAATCGCTATTCTATGACAGTTCAACTTTTATGCAGGCTCCGGAATAGGCTCGGTCAAATACCTAGAATCGCAATCTCagcattttttttatttttattttttgaTTCAATTCGCGCAAATCCTTTCCCAAACTTACGGATGTCGTAAAGCGTCCTGCACCTTGATCCGGACATCCGGATCATGCTCTAGCAGTCTTGTACAAAGATCAAGGAATAATTGTTGATGCCTGTTTGCAGGATCGATCACTTGTCTAATAGTATAGATATGCGGTGAGTGAACAAGATCATaccaaaacaaaaaagTAACAAAACTGCCCAATGACTTACTTGAGGCTTTGCATACTCTTGACGTATTTCCTGCTCGCTTTGGATACTGTAGAATTGGGGAAATCTATCTTGTTGCCTTTAAAATACTCTGGCTTCTtacttctgcttctttcgTCAGTCAATGTCTTTTTTGGGGTAATTCTTTGTTTGACTCactttcccttctcaatcATCCTCTGACTAAACTTGCCCATCACAacctccatcatcgccaaATGCTCCAAATTATCGTGCGTCTGGAAAAGCGCATTTCCAGTGTAGAATTCTACAAGGATACAGCCTATACTGAACATGTCACAAGGATAGGACCACGAAAGACCAAGTATGATTTCGGGGGCACGATAGTGCCTGGTAGAGACGACAGAGGAATGATATTCAGACTCAAATGTGGCAGAACCAAAATCGATAAGACGGATTTCAGTGTTCTGCCATCGGAGGCGATCAGCAATCGGTACATTGTTCGAGATGAGAAACACACCTTGAGGATGGATTTTGAACGAGCATTTCGAACTCTAGGACCTGCTAATCTCGCCTCATTTGAACATAAAAGAATATTCTCGGGCTTGAGATCAGTGTGTACGAGCTTGAGAGAGTGcaagtctttttttttattgtTTGGTTTCAGCTGGGTAGCTCGTGTGGGAAGATGAGTGGTTACTTACAGGACACGCTTTTTAATAAGCTTTTTGCAAAGTCTTGAATGTGCTTATCCGGGAACGGTTGGAAACCGTTTTGCTTTAAAAAGTCGAATACGCTCATTCCGTACAGCTCGGAGACGAGACATGGGTGGTTCCGAAAGTCGAAATATTCGTCGAGATGTATACATTTGCTACGAGTTGCTTTTAGTACTTGAACGAATGATTTGAAACTTACTTGTCATTCCGTGGGTCATGCTTTCGAAGCGTCTCAAGCACTCGAATCTCAATTTTGCTCGCCTCGCGATACTTTTGCACGGCTCGGATGACCTTGATCGCAACTTTACGCCGTGTCTCAATATGTCTGGCTTCAACCACCTTGCCAAACGTTCCTTGACCCAGTAATCTGACAATTTTGTCTAGTATAAAACCATTAGCGAAACTCTAGATGGACTGCACCAGATGCTCACATCTACCGCCGATAACGTCGTCGGGCTTGACAATGTAATGACCTTCCGAGTCATCCCACGGCGGTGGACCCTGCCGTTGAGCTGGCTGAGCGGGCGCTTTCTGGTACTGCGTGGTGGTGTTGGCTGGAGCAGCCTGTGTCGATTGCCATGTCCCAGTCGTCTGTACAGATGCCGATGTCGCCGTCTACAGGCTGTCAGCCTTATACAACGAATGGTAAACTCACACTCGCAACCTTggcctttgccttcttttcctgtTCGTCATCCagctttctcttcttcgtggTTGCTCCCGCTGCTGTACCAGCTGTGCTGGCGACGCTGCCGTGCCCATTTGATAAGCTCACAGTATCCGAGTAGCCAGCGTTCGTGCTGGCATAGGCCTGATGtaactgctgctgctgggcTGCCTGCTCAGCTGCGACCTGCGCCCGCGTCCGCTTCCTCACAGGCTGCACCATTGGGCTGGCCGAGTCGTCAATGACGATGATCTCCTTGCGCTGACCGTTGGGCTCATACGTGTGCTCGGTCGTCCATCCCTTGCCGTTGgcacctcttctcgccctcGTGCCGGCGATCGCTGATGCATTGGACGCGGTCGCTGAGCTTGCGGTGGATGTTTCTGCCTTTTTGCGTGGCGGCATGGTATCTAGCGGTGGCGGTGAGTGCGAGTACCTGAACGTCAGGGGAGGCGGGATGCGGAACGGAGACGGGGCGCGGTAGGCGTACGCGGAGGGAGTGGGCGGCGGCAGGTAGGGCGAGCCTTGGTGGCtggggggaaaggaggggtACGACTCGCGGTAGAGGAGGGCGTGATCGTAGCAGGGCCTGGGCTGGTCCAGATGGGGCGAGTCCGAGTGGGCGTGATGGGAGTACGGATGGTGCCGCGGGGGTTGCGGAGGAGTCGATCGAGGGAGGGCGGGGCAGCGACCAGAGATGCGGCTGGGAAGGACGGGTGGCGGGGAAGGCCGGCGGGCAGTACGGGTGGGGAGCGGCAGGCGAGGGGACCGTGCGGCGGGGCAGAGTGCAGCGAGGGACTCGGCGGGGGCACGATGGAGGGATGGACGCCCGGGGAGGCAGGGGAacgggtggaggaggggcggCGGGGGAGCGGTGTCTTGTGCGCGGCGTGCGGGTATGGGCTGGGGAGGAGTCGGCGGGGCGGGGAGGTGGGTGGGGTGCGCGAGGTGGCTGCTGGTGCTCATGGAGCGCTGTCGTCGTCGTCTCCGCCCTCTGCGACTCTTTCTCTTAACTGGTCGCGGGGCTTGCTATAAACCCGACACCCACTCGGTTGGCGAACACCCTGGGGGGCTTATTTCCGCACTTGTCGCTCGCACAGCGATATTCTCTCGTTCGCTTGTTCGTGGTGCAAATACGACTGCTGCTTGTATCGGTGTGAGGCAGAGAGATGAATGGATAAACAGTCGGCCATGCATCCGTCATATTCAGCGCCGTAGTAATCTGTCCAGGACTCGCATTCGCCTTCCCTGCATCGGCATTCTCCTGGCGAGGTCACCACTCAAGTTCGCTCCGGTACGGTGCGGTACGGTCATCCGCCGCCGCATGCATACACAGCTCCAGATTTCACCACAAATCCCACGGCTCAAACGTAAGTCTGCAGCTTATAAAACCCTCGCACTCTCCGCGTATCATGAGGACAATGGTGCTGCATCGTCCGtcatttttcttctcctgcacTTTTTTGCACTTTACTCCTTCCTTTGTCCATTCTCCCATTGTACCAACCCATGGGCTCTTACCCAAAGCCGTATGCTGATGCATGGTATTACCTTCTGTAACCTGCAACACTCCTTTCATACCATAGATAAAAGCTTCAAGCTCCATTAGACGCCGGGCTTGTCAAGGATATTAAGACTCGTAAACCAATGTCTCCCCGTGCCTCAAGATACATCACCTGCCCCATGCAGCCCACCACCATAGTTCCCGTTCAATGAAATGCCGATTTGCCCATGTACGTACGTACTCCTCATGTACTCGCGATCGTAATATTGCAGCTCAACGTGGGTTTTGGCAATTTGAATATACCATCACTCTGCCAAAAGTCGTTATaaacccaaaaaaaagtaGATAACTATAGGCACAACAGTTGAAAAAAATGCAAATatatataaaaaaaaaagagaggaaataTGCCAGATTGCAACAGATTGTCatgtcctttttctcccccGTTCTCTTGTTAATCTGTTAGTCCCATGAAGCACACGCACTTTTTTTCAGTTCGCGCTCGTACTAATCACAGacatccattccttccgCTCATTCTCAGAAGCCGCTTGTAGGATATACGAATTTGTAGGTGTGAAAACTGTAAAGGCCCATCGTCgctgtttttttttttttgctttgtCAGCGCAAAAAGCAATTTTCATTCTCGACCTGTGCCGCGCCAGTGGACTTGCCTTGAGCAACATTTCTACTTCTGGGCTGGTAATCACGTGAGATCCCGTCAAGTTGATCACCTGcatctccctttcccccgCATTTTCATGCACATGAAGATACGGTCTGGTTGGGTCGATTAGCTTTCTTACTGACCGAAACCCCCACTCATCCAAAAGAGCTTTTTGTTTGCAAGACTTACGGTCGCAGCACAATAAAAGTCTTTTCCCACTGGTCCGCTTGAGAATCCCTCAACAGCACAAGATGGCCACTTTTAATGACGTTATCCCTAATAGATCTATTTCAGTACAAGCTACAAGCTCTCATGATAAAGCAAAAGATGCGTGATGCTCACACTCGTCGTTGCAGCTTGACAGTCGGAACGGGCTTTGGCTCCAGGTCAGGGAGTAATTTTCGGAGTTTGCGAGAAattgcctcttcctcaactgACTCTCTCTTCACGTCAATCtaaccaaa
This DNA window, taken from Cryptococcus deuterogattii R265 chromosome 3, complete sequence, encodes the following:
- a CDS encoding pre-mRNA-splicing ATP-dependent RNA helicase PRP28 (genome sequence mistake), giving the protein MAGPLSVEDILAKQKAEKEAAAKPKFLSKAERQKIALEKRQSEVRVNQEREEAERRQREEFDRAAEEERRRHEQEKYGYNAGPSGRNDLDGYVRDGYGRDNRRNFGDRRNGPGPVIPSGPRGAALPAGPRSMQNGNGVGLPYGGSVQDSPNQLPSTPATGSASPAPASSVASGDAVPPSQAELEALRARYLGKRTDGKKPRLRKAQDKKIIFDWNEQDDTSAADQSSWTREVRELVPGGTMFGGRLAGMDGARKNDARTDNHADPLERRRAVKGKDDDRHWSDKPLDEMKERDWRIFREDFSIVARGGGIPYPLRNWRESAIPSQILDIIEEIGYKEPSPIQRQAIPIGMQNRDLIGIAKTGSGKTAAFVIPMLDYIGHLPPLNDDNRHLGPYALILAPTRELAQQIEAETRKFAIPLGYKCVSIVGGRSVEEQQFALRDGAEIIIATPGRLKDMVDKSILVMSQCRYVVMDEADRMVDLGFEVDLNFILDSMPATFVKPDDAVALQATTEGDWQGWRVTTLFSATMPPAVERLARKYLIKPATVVIGNAGEAVDTVEQRVEFVHGDEKKKARLIEILRTIGLPLL
- a CDS encoding ribulose-phosphate 3-epimerase; protein product: MSKAIISPSVLASDLSDLSNECRRMMANGCDWLHMDVMDGHFVPNITMGAPILEHVYKNVPNIFMDCHMMVSNPAQWVPEVAKAGGKLYTFHYEATEEPEKVIELVHSHNMLAGLAISPETPASAVTDSLGKAADLLLVMTVRPGRGGQKFMPECLEKVKELRERFPGKNIQVDGGVGSGNACQCAQAGSNVLVAGTAIFGAKDPKQTIQEMRAAVDDVIAQRK
- a CDS encoding CMGC/CLK protein kinase, whose protein sequence is MSTSSHLAHPTHLPAPPTPPQPIPARRAQDTAPPPPLLHPFPCLPGRPSLHRAPAESLAALCPAARSPRLPLPTRTARRPSPPPVLPSRISGRCPALPRSTPPQPPRHHPYSHHAHSDSPHLDQPRPCYDHALLYRESYPSFPPSHQGSPYLPPPTPSAYAYRAPSPFRIPPPLTFRYSHSPPPLDTMPPRKKAETSTASSATASNASAIAGTRARRGANGKGWTTEHTYEPNGQRKEIIVIDDSASPMVQPVRKRTRAQVAAEQAAQQQQLHQAYASTNAGYSDTVSLSNGHGSVASTAGTAAGATTKKRKLDDEQEKKAKAKVASTATSASVQTTGTWQSTQAAPANTTTQYQKAPAQPAQRQGPPPWDDSEGHYIVKPDDVIGGRYKIVRLLGQGTFGKVVEARHIETRRKVAIKVIRAVQKYREASKIEIRVLETLRKHDPRNDNKCIHLDEYFDFRNHPCLVSELYGMSVFDFLKQNGFQPFPDKHIQDFAKSLLKSVSYLHSLKLVHTDLKPENILLCSNEARLAGPRVRNARSKSILKNTEIRLIDFGSATFESEYHSSVVSTRHYRAPEIILGLSWSYPCDMFSIGCILVEFYTGNALFQTHDNLEHLAMMEVVMGKFSQRMIEKGKSKKPEYFKGNKIDFPNSTVSKASRKYVKSMQSLKQVIDPANRHQQLFLDLCTRLLEHDPDVRIKVQDALRHPYLTEPIPEPA